A region of Coccinella septempunctata chromosome 5, icCocSept1.1, whole genome shotgun sequence DNA encodes the following proteins:
- the LOC123313825 gene encoding proton-coupled folate transporter-like translates to MMREVPPTLEIGSPQQLEIMEPKIEKSSKLEGIKNILRNITVEPIIVLLFTPRLLCSLTNDNLNLEKACFVNLGYNDSICYAMVVRDRSGYTAEQEVAVQKVVSRLLPYKQACHIFQLITILLVSGWSDRTQKRKPMFYLPFIGDMSALVGYMICVYFFMDLGAEYSIFIEGVLTIAFGGFQLLLAGSYSYVASITDDKSRTLRIGIVTIVSRASMTIGIALSGYSFKFLGFYGVYLLSLGLGITGLLYALVSIKNIPAKDRENKQDMEYTCCSQIFDGTLDSFTKCFRICFQKGPNKRRTKMILLQLINYLSFGITTGELAVLYLFTRKEFAWDEVDYSIYKAYRTIIEVAGCTCGLALFSKYLKWSDTTIGMLSIVCRIGGTLFLAFSITGLQFYIGTLHDFFGALTLISVRSMITKIVNQNEQGIANSMTSVIDSVGLFSIGPFFSFIYYNTVAFFPGAFYLVSTSVNIPLLILFYVLHRLTTVQQKDG, encoded by the exons ATGATGAGGGAAGTGCCACCAACTTTAGAGATCGGATCACCCCAACAACTAGAAATAATGGAGCCAAAGATAGAGAAATCTTCGAAACTAGAAGGTATAAAGAATATCCTGAGGAACATCACTGTGGAACCCATAATAGTCCTTCTTTTCACACCAAGACTGCTATGCAGTCTCACAAATGATAATCTCAATCTCGAGAAAGCATGCTTCGTGAATCTCGGTTACAACGATTCAATTTGTTATGCCATGGTTGTGAGAGATCGTTCGGGATACACTGCCGAGCAGGAGGTAGCTGTACAGAAAGTCGTTTCAAGATTGTTACCCTACAAACAAGCGTGTCATATATTCCAATTGATCACCATACTCTTGGTTAGCGGTTGGAGCGACAGAACTCAAAAGAGAAAACCTATGTTCTATCTACCTTTTATAGGGGATATGTCAGCTCTGGTGGGCTACATGATCTGTGTTTATTTTTTCATGGATCTGGGTGCAGAATACTCGATTTTTATCGAAGGTGTCTTAACCATAGCTTTTGGTGGCTTCCAACTACTTCTAGCTGGATCTTACAGTTATGTAGCAAGTATTACCGATGATAAATCGCGAACACTTCGTATAGGTATTGTGACAATTGTATCCAGAGCCTCCATGACAATAGGAATAGCTCTTAGTGgttacagttttaaatttttgggattttacgGTGTTTATTTGTTATCCCTGGGACTGGGTATAACAGGACTGTTATATGCGTTAGTGAGTATCAAGAATATTCCAGCCAAGGACCGTGAAAATAAACAAGATATGGAATACACTTGTTGTAGCCAAATTTTTGATGGAACATTGGATAGTTTCACAAAGTGCTTCAGGATTTGTTTCCAGAAAGGGCCTAATAAAAGAAGAACCAAAATGATTTTACTGCAGTTGATTAATTACTTGTCTTTCGGTATCACCACAG GAGAACTTGCAGTGTTATATTTATTTACTAGAAAGGAATTTGCATGGGATGAAGTTGATTACAGCATATACAAAGCTTACAGAACAATTATTGAAGTAGCAG GGTGTACGTGTGGTTTGGCTCTTTTCTCGAAGTACCTCAAATGGAGTGATACAACGATAGGAATGCTTTCTATTGTATGTAGAATCGGAGGCACTTTATTTCTAGCCTTCTCTATAACTGGCCTGCAATTTTACATAG GAACATTACACGATTTCTTTGGTGCACTCACTCTTATATCTGTCAGATCCATGATCACTAAAATTGTAAATCAGAACGAGCAAGGGATAGCAAACTCGATGACATCAGTGATCGATTCAGTTGGATTATTCAGTATTGGTCCCTTTTTCTCTTTTATATACTACAACACCGTTGCGTTCTTTCCTGGAGCCTTTTACTTGGTTTCAACTTCTGTAAACATACCACTCCTCATTTTATTCTA tgttCTACATAGATTAACTACCGTTCAACAAAAAGATGGATGA